The Arthrobacter sp. OAP107 DNA segment GCCGCCTCGTAAATCTTCGTCATGGTTCTTTCCTCTCGCCTATCGAATGGTCGCTTGCATGACATGTGTCACGAGGCGACTGGCACAACCGATTCGCCTAGACAGAGCACAGCGCCCTATCAATGGTCTCTCCCGATGCGACGTGACTCCCCGTTGAGCGGGACGACATGCCTGCAATCATGCGGCCAACCCCTCTTTAGGGACTCGTATACGTGCACATCTTCAGTGACCAATCTACATCATTCGAGTCATCAGTCATAGTCGTATTAGTGACGAGTCGGATACGAGTCCAGAATGTGCTCGAAGACCAGCGCAAACGAGGTGTCGGCGGGAGGACTGACGTTCTGCTCAAAAACGTGTAGATTTCACATGACGGGGCGCGCGGTGTGCGGCTCCGGCACGGCCCGGCATACGCTTCTTGCTGAGCCCCTCGCGCCCATGTACCCGACCAGGAGCCCAAACCAGATGAACGCCTTGCCCGGAGACCTCTTCGCCCGCCGACTGCGACAGGAGAGGGAACGCCTGGGCATCAGCCAGGCTGAGCTGGCCCGCAGGATTGCCGAGATCCTTGGAACGAACGTCGACCCTTCGGCGGTGACCCGGATAGAGCAGCAAATCCGCGCCGTCCGCCTGGACGAGGCGGTCGCCGCCTCCAAGGCCCTGGACGTCCCCCTGGCGATCCTGGTCGCCGAGGATCCGGAGGCAGAGAGCGAGGCCCAGCTGCAGCAGTACCTCGCCGACCTGGCAGCGGCCCAGCGCGAGTGGGAGAAGAACAGGCTGGAGGTGCTGCGGCTCTCCAAGGCCATTCAAGTGCTCGGCGGCGGCGCTCAACTCAAAGGTGTCGTCGACTTCCGCCTCATGGAAAGCATCGACGCCCGCGTCCCGGTCGAGGAGGACGACCAGCACGGGCACCGGGTTGCCCCCGGCATCGAGGGGTCTACAACCCCAGACGCATGACGCTGTTGCGTGCCGCAGGATTGAACTCGCGGTCGTAAACGTCTACCGTCGCTGCCCGGCTCCACCGGCCGGCGCGCATGATCTCCTCCGTGCTCGCACCGTTGCGCCGCGCCTGGGTGACGTGCCCGGCCCGCAGCGAGTGGAAGCCGTAGGCAGCAGGGTTCATCCCCGCCTCGACCATGCGCGAGAGCAGCATCGTGTGCAGCGCGTCGCCGCTCACCGCCCGTGCATGGATCCGGGCGTCCTTCCTGTTGCGGTACGTTGCCCGGAGCAGGGGCGCGCCCGAGGCCAGGTCGGCGCTGCTGATGAGCGCCGTCGAGCCGGCGGCTCCGCAGACGTGCTCCTCGAGACCGTACGAGAACAGCTGCTGCATGATCCCGCGACGCCGTGTGCGCGCGTCGTCCTGCCGGGCGAGCCCGAGCAGCACGACCCAACGGTGCACCGCACACGGGGGACAGGATGCCGGCGAGCTCCCGAACGGCAGCACGACCACGTCCGGCAGCGCGTTCTCCGGGTCGGCCTTCGAGGCCCCCACATGAACGTGGACACCATCGACCGGGTGCAGCTCGAGCCGGTTCAGCGTCAGGGCCGCCGCCTCGCTCCTGCGCAGGGCCCCTGCGAACCCGAGCCACACCGCCAGGGCGTCCCTGGTGGCTGACACGCCTGCCGGATATGTGTCGTGCTCCATCACCGCGATGATCCGGACCACGTCGTCCAGAAGCAGAGGGCGCTTGCGCCGGGGCCTGGTGGCCCGCAGCTTGGCCAGCCCGCGCACGAGATCCACCACGCCGCGGTGGGCCGTGGGATCCAGAAGCCCGCCGCGGAGGTGCCTCTCGCCGATACCGGCCAGGCGCTGGCGGATCGTCGCGACGGAGAACCGGGGGAGCCCGTCGTCATCGAGCTGCGTGGACATCCAGGCGACGTACCAGCGCACGGTCTCCGGATGCGCAGGCAGCGCCTCCAGCCCGTGGCCGGTACAGAAGTCATCAAAGGCACGCCACGCCGTGGCATAGGCGCGCCGGGTGGCAGCAGACAGCGTGTGTCCTTCCAAAGACCGCGAAATTTCTTCGAGCTCGCGCAGCTCGTCGTCCACCTCCGGTTCAGGTGGGACGGTGGGAGCGCTGAGCGCTGCGAGCCTCACCTGTGCTGCCATGACTCCAGTCTCGACTCACTGGCCGGAGAATCCAAGTCGCAATGGTCTGTCAGTGGCGATTCCCCATACCCGCGATCGACGGGGCGGCTTCGAACCGGGTCTCTGGTAAGTGCGCTTATCGGGGCATGGAGAAGGACTGCCTTCGCGTGACGCGGTGATTGTTGAATCACTCACAACCAGCGCATAGTCATGCACTCGGCTGCAGGGACACGAAGAACGAAAAGCCAGAGCTGTCCAGCGCCCGGTGGGACAATCAAGAGAATGACGACTGCCCTGCCCGATCTCTGGCTCGACTGGTGCTCGGTCGCGGGCAAGCCCACCGAGTTGGTCGACGACGCCACCCTTGCTCTCTTCTCCAGGCAGGTCGGAGCATCGCGCGCTGTGCTGGCCTCGTTACGGCGAATGATCAGTCAGGAGCCAACCGTCGCCCCGGCTTGGCCGCGCCGCCACAAAGACAACCCCGAATCGCTCCGTCGGCTGGTAAAGCGCGCCACCGTACTGATCCAAGATCCTGCGACCCAATGGGTCTTCCGTCTGCGCCTGCGGCGAATGCTCTTCGCCGCGGTGATGATCGCGCCGCCCGGGCACGGGGGACTGGGCCTGGACCGAGCAGGTGCGCTGGGGCTCAGGCCGAATGAGATGCAACGGCTGCGCTCACGTATCGGCGTCACACCCGATGCGCAGTCCTGCTCCGCGTGCGCCGTATGGTCGTGGCTCGACGTGATCGGTACCAACACCGGATGGTCGCACAGGGCCGTCCGAGCACTGGGTCACCGCTTTGACCAGAAGGACGACGAACACCGTCATCTGCTTCCCGACACGAGTGCCGACTGGCTCCTCTGCGTCGGGATGCTGCCGGCGATCGATCGGTGGGGCTACATCGACCCTTATTCCTCAATGCACCCCTCGTCACTCTCGGCGGTCATCCGCGCCATGGACGCCCTGCTCGAGGGCCCCGTGCCTGTCCCAGCCCCAGTGTTGGATCCCGAACCTCGTCCCGCCGTGCGCGCGATCTCGCCGCAGGAAGAAGAGCAGATCCTCGCCAGGGCCGACGAGCTAACCGCCCGTGTCGCCAAGATCCTCCGCGAGTACGGCTGACGCTGGAAGCAACAACTGCCCGAGCCCGCCGAGCTGCGTAGAACTCGTGGACCGATTCAGGAAGCGAATCAGGCTCCGAAAGGCCTCCACGCACCTAGATTCGCCCCATGCCGGTCGAGGGCCTTCTTGTGCGCTGACATACTGTCTCTATCATGGTGACATTACTCCATTTACTGGATAACCATCGTGTCAAAGCTCGACGTTGCTAAGGAAGATCGGAGTTGGGGGATGGCCACTGGAACCGAGGCTGGACTGCTGGAGAGTCCGAAGCCGCAGTCGGTCTACAAGCACGGGATTCTTGAGCAGTACGTCATTAGGTTCGCAACGATGACGGCCAGCAAGCTGACGCCGAAGAGGGCGGTGCTGTTCGACGGCTTTGCTGGCAGGGGACGCTTTGACACCGGCGAGGCAGGATCCGCCGAGCGAATGATGCTCGCAGCGCAGAAGGCTAAGAACTCCACAAGGATCGACCTCTTCCTGGTCGAGAGGAACCGCGAGGACTTTGTGTCTCTCGACAAGGTGGCCGATGAGTACCGTAACCGTGGCATCCATGTTGACAGCCGGAACGGGGATTGCGGGCAGCACCTCGACGAGGTCAGGCAGCTCGCCGTAGGCGCGAGCCTGTTCGTTTTCCTTGACCCCTGCGGCGCGGGGCTGCCCATGGATTCGATCAGGAACGTCCTCCTCAAACGAGGTTCATGGCCTCGGACGGAAGTTCTGCTGAACTTCAACGCTGACCTCATTCGCCGTGCTGGCGGACAGCTGAAGAAGGGGCAACTCGACCTTGGAGGCGTCGCCAAAGCGGACTCAGTGTGCGGGGGCGAGTGGTGGCGTGACGTGGCATTGCAAGCACACGAGGCTTCTGGCGGAACCTCCTGGGAGGCGGCCGCGGACGCCGTCGCACACGAGTACGCCCGACGACTTGCGGCGGGCACGAAATATGGCAGCGTCGTCGCGCCGGTGCGACGGCAGATTCGCCACCAGCCCGTGTACTACTTGATTTTCCTCACCCAGGCTCCGCACGGCTTCTGGGTGTTCGGGGCTGCCGCGGCAAAGGCACGGGAAGAATGGATCGACTGCCTCGGACCGGACCCTGACGAACGTGAGGGCATGCTCTGGGACACTGTCGCAGATCAGTTCGAACGTGAACACGACTCGGCGATCAGACACATCACTGACAACCTGCGTTCATTGGTGTCGGACGGCCAGCCGAAGGCTGTAGTCGAACACGTCCAGGAGGTCTATGGCGATCTTTACGGCGAGGCCAAGGAGACGGCCTTCTCGGCCGCACTTCGCGCGCTCGTGAAGTCAGGCGAGATTGAGTTCGCCACCAAAGGAGCCAAGCCCCACCAACACGTCATTCGCAAGGCCACCGGCTAGGCTGACGCTGCAGCGAGTTGCGGCATGTCATCCCAAGTGCGTCCTCCGAGTTCGCGCCCATTCGCCTTCGGACTCCGTCCGCCCCACTGCTTGAAGAAGAACGCCACATCGGCTTCAAGGCACTGGTCACGGATGTCTTCGGCCCAGGTCGGATCCATGGGCCGTGCGCGCGGACCGGACTCGCCACCGACGATCACCCAGTCGATGCTTTCAAGGTTCAATGTCGGCAATGCTGTGATGAGCGGTTCGCAGGACAGGAATCGTGTTGCGGCTGGTACAGCTCGAAGGTAGTCAATGCGATCGACGACATCAAACGACTCCACCGAGACTCCCATCCACAGGTTGTCTGGCCAATCAAGCTTGTCTGCCACCCTCGCCATCCGATGAGCCCGCTTGGTCAACACCTGGTAGGTGTGCTGTGGTGTCTGGCGCATGACGTCAAAGATGTCGCGAATGAAGTCGAGCGGAACCTTGGCATGGAACAGGTCGCTCATCGAATTCACGAAGACAATTTTGGGTTTACGCCAGCTAAGGGGCTGCTTCAATGCTGCCGGGTGCGTCGTGACCCCGAATCCAGGACCGGAGGTCCGGGGGTCACCGTCGGTCTGGTACTTCTCCGCACCCATGGCCTTCAGACGCTTCGCGAGCGCCAGAGCGTAACAGTTGTCGCACCCTGCAGCGACCCGATCGCAACCTGTGACAGGGTTCCATGTCACCTCAGTCCACTCAATCCCACTGTTCGTCGACACAGTCTCACCCTTCTCATAACCACTGCGACTAGCAATGCGTTCCATGCAGTTGCTGATCGTCGCGCGAACCGCGGTTATCCGACCGGCGCATGGATCTAGATCTTGGCCCGATCATCTCACGGCACGAACGACGTATGGCTTTCCACCACGCCGCTACGAGGGGAGAGATGTACCGATTGGACTCTCAAATGCAAGGCGCGGTATCCCCCACGAACTGTTGCCCGACCGCGCGATCAGGCAAGAACAAGATCAACCTTTGCCCCATCGCGGCGCATTGATCATGCTGATACGCCATTCGGGTGTTGAGCCTCTAACTCCTCGCCGGACTGGACTTCAATTGGCACGAGCTGATGGATCTCACCCGAAGGAAGCGCGATGTACTGCACGGTGTCAGGCGGATCGATCCGTGGAGGCGTCACCCGTTCACGAAAAGCTGTCTGCCGGCCAGCGATCGACTTCTTGGTCTTATGCCAACGACCAGTGAGCTCCAGCGTGGTGAGTGCCTCGGTGACCTGAGCCTCGCGGTTCTCAGCCCTTCTCACATCCGCTGCGTCTCGCTCAAGAGACTTTCGAAAGGCAAGGTATGGGTTGCCAGGATCGGCAAGCGCTGCTTTCGCGGCGTCGGCGAGAAGCGCTTTTCGTCCGAGGGCGACAGCGGCACGAGCGAAGTGAAGTTCGCGAAAAAAATGGTCGAGATCTTTCGTCTTGCCGCCAAGGGCTTTTTCCAGGTTGCGATAGTCAACAGCACCGCTGCCCACACCAGACTCCAGGAGTGACTGGATAGCAGACCAGGTTTGCTCCAAGAATATGTCCGCGTTGTGGAACTCCTCGCCGGCACTTTGCTGAACAACGTCCAGATCAGGAAGCCCGCCGTCGGGCATGGAACTGATTGCTTTGGACAGTCGTTTGTCCGTCGTTCGTTGGGCCGCAATACGCATGTCTACATATCGCTTCTCCTGACGTCCAAGGATTGTCTCGACCCGCCGCTGATGAACCCTCTGTTCCCGCTGGGCGAGCATGTCCAGAGCCATCACCGAGGCACCCACTGCCAAGATCGGCCAACCAGCAACCGCGGCACCTCCGACCCCCACCGGGTACAGGACGGCCTGAGCTGAGATACTGGCGGGTCCGCGAGAGAATCCGCGGAACCCGCTGGTTCCAACCGCGCGAACAAGCTCGGCACCCTTCGGCAGCACTACCTTGAAAAGTGTGGCACTCTTCGGATCCACTGCGCGGACGATGTTGGTGAGTGCTTGCTGAATGGCAGCATTTACTGGGACCGACTTGTACTTTGTTAGCTCGATGTCGGTGATCGGGTGGTACTCGAACGCCATAGGAATTGATGCGACCTCAAGCGCCTCCTCGACCGAGACGGATGCGCCGGTGGCGGACAAGACGGCCTCTGGAACCAGAATCCCCGAAGGGGGGAGAACCCGGACAGGTTCCAAGGTGTCGCTCAGCAAAGGCTCAGCCGCCACTGGTGTTCTTGCCGTGTCTCCTCGAGCACTTCTGTGCCTGCGAAGAGTGAGAGTAAGGAGCCCGCCAGCGGACACGACGACTGCGACGACTGCCAACGCCATCCAGAGTTCGGTCATTGCGACAGCCTAACGTGATATTCCAGACGTGTCCTGCGGGTCAAGCCTCGCAACTCATACAGGCTTAACCCGTTCAAACCCAGTCAAACCCTAAGAAGACGTGCAGTTGAAGCTAGGATGGCCTTTGTTCGTCGTTGCCAATCCCGACTGGAGGCTCCACCGTGGCCGAACCATGGCTGTCCGCCGATGGCATTGCCGCGCACCTGGGGATCACGAAGGACACGGTCTACACGTGGATCAGCGACAAACGCATGCCGGCCCACAAGGTAGGCAGGCTCTGGAAGTTCCAGGCAAGCGAGGTAGACGAGTGGGTCCGCAGCGGAGGCTCTGCAGCATCGAGCGACGACGAGACGCCGAGCTGACGACCGCACCTGAAGGAATACCTCTCGGATAACGCCAAAACTACTTGCCTGAAAAACTGAAAGGGGGGTTACACGTGATCGAGCAGCATGCCGAGGCGCAGCGCTATGCACTCTCATTTACCAGTGGTGCCCTCCTCATGCATGAGGCGGCGATCATTGCGCCCATCTATTTGCGAGAGCGCGAGTGGGCAAAAGTCCGAACCGAGATCGCCGCGGAGAACCTACTGCAAGCACGCACGCTTGCCTCTGGGTCCAGGCTCGCGCGAGAGATTGTCCAGCGGCTCGCCGTTCTCACGGGCGACGAGATTGAACTGCTCATCGAGGCAACGTCAACGGAGCGCGGACACTTGCTGTGGGCGGCGGCCTGCCGTCGATATGACCTGGTCGGAGAGTTTGCTGAGGAAGTCGTACGCGAGCGGTTCCTCTTGCTTACGCCGTCGCTCGATCACAACGATTTCGACAGCTTCGTGCGTGGCAAGTCTTTGTGGCACACCGAGCTGTCTGAACTCAAGGACTCCACTCGGCGCAAGCTGCGTTCAAACTTATTCCGGATGCTTAGTGAGGCAGGGTTGCTTTCCAACAGCGGGCACATACAGCAG contains these protein-coding regions:
- a CDS encoding helix-turn-helix transcriptional regulator, producing MNALPGDLFARRLRQERERLGISQAELARRIAEILGTNVDPSAVTRIEQQIRAVRLDEAVAASKALDVPLAILVAEDPEAESEAQLQQYLADLAAAQREWEKNRLEVLRLSKAIQVLGGGAQLKGVVDFRLMESIDARVPVEEDDQHGHRVAPGIEGSTTPDA
- the tcmP gene encoding three-Cys-motif partner protein TcmP, whose amino-acid sequence is MSKLDVAKEDRSWGMATGTEAGLLESPKPQSVYKHGILEQYVIRFATMTASKLTPKRAVLFDGFAGRGRFDTGEAGSAERMMLAAQKAKNSTRIDLFLVERNREDFVSLDKVADEYRNRGIHVDSRNGDCGQHLDEVRQLAVGASLFVFLDPCGAGLPMDSIRNVLLKRGSWPRTEVLLNFNADLIRRAGGQLKKGQLDLGGVAKADSVCGGEWWRDVALQAHEASGGTSWEAAADAVAHEYARRLAAGTKYGSVVAPVRRQIRHQPVYYLIFLTQAPHGFWVFGAAAAKAREEWIDCLGPDPDEREGMLWDTVADQFEREHDSAIRHITDNLRSLVSDGQPKAVVEHVQEVYGDLYGEAKETAFSAALRALVKSGEIEFATKGAKPHQHVIRKATG
- a CDS encoding phage Gp37/Gp68 family protein is translated as MERIASRSGYEKGETVSTNSGIEWTEVTWNPVTGCDRVAAGCDNCYALALAKRLKAMGAEKYQTDGDPRTSGPGFGVTTHPAALKQPLSWRKPKIVFVNSMSDLFHAKVPLDFIRDIFDVMRQTPQHTYQVLTKRAHRMARVADKLDWPDNLWMGVSVESFDVVDRIDYLRAVPAATRFLSCEPLITALPTLNLESIDWVIVGGESGPRARPMDPTWAEDIRDQCLEADVAFFFKQWGGRSPKANGRELGGRTWDDMPQLAAASA
- a CDS encoding helix-turn-helix domain-containing protein produces the protein MAEPWLSADGIAAHLGITKDTVYTWISDKRMPAHKVGRLWKFQASEVDEWVRSGGSAASSDDETPS
- a CDS encoding DUF1819 family protein; protein product: MIEQHAEAQRYALSFTSGALLMHEAAIIAPIYLREREWAKVRTEIAAENLLQARTLASGSRLAREIVQRLAVLTGDEIELLIEATSTERGHLLWAAACRRYDLVGEFAEEVVRERFLLLTPSLDHNDFDSFVRGKSLWHTELSELKDSTRRKLRSNLFRMLSEAGLLSNSGHIQQAMMSERVESALAARTPNDLRFFPTTHNAAGRAQP